The genomic interval GAATCCTTGCCTGAAAGTGTGTTGGAGTTGTTTGTTGTTTATAAGACGTCGAAATTGGGAAGCAACACTTTTCAAGTCCTCAGGCATGAGAGCAAAGGCTTCAACTTCTGATATAGTTTCCACAGTTCTAGTTGAAATGGGTAGATTTGAGGAGTAGTTGGGGTCCAAGGCCCATGTCAGAAGCTCTTCTCCGCAGAAATCACCAGCCTTGAGCTCAGAGGAATTGAAGAAACCAGTTCTTCCACCATTTGTTGTGGCAGTTGCAAGTTTTCCACGCATGATGAACAGCATTTCATCAACTGGATCCCCTTCACGGACTATGTAACTTCTCTCTGTGTACAGGACTGGCTTTAGTTTATCACACAGTGCATCCAACAACTGATTATCCATGCTCTCGAACATTGGCACCTACACCAATAAGAAGGTAGAATGCTCATCACACTCACACATTTAAATATGCATAggatggaagaaaaagaaaagaaaaaactcagaTTCAGTTGCTTGAGTAATTTTGTGTATATCTCTTACCAGAAGCTTCGtacataatttaatttgcaTAATAAGAACATTCATTAAAGGTAGTGTAAGTTATTGAATTGAAACTCCAATTCTGATTGAAGATATGAACAAAGTGTTTAAGGAATTCTGATTCTGATTGAAAAATAACACCAGAAACATCTAAGTAACTGTTCATGTGCTTTGTCTAAGGGAAAGAACCGAGTAAATGAGAGATAGTTATGGATGATGCACACCTTTTTAAGTAGATCTAAACAAAGATGGCGCTTTATGTCCCTTCTGAGATCTTTGGGGAGGTTGCGAATCAATGTCTCCTCCTCAACACCCCTATTTTCTTGCCATTTGTATTGTTCATACCGTCTGATTCTTTGTTTCAGGAAATCAGGTAGCATACGGTGGGACATCCACAGTTCTGCATCCCTCCTTTTGATTCTCATCTCTTCAACTCTGACAGTGGTAGATTGTAGATATTTCTGCAACAATAATCAACACGACTACAGAATCAATGAATTCAACAAATGAGAAAGGTGGGAGGATGAAACTAACTCTTCAATAACACtcaaaattgatgaaaatttgGTTTCATATTTAAGGTTCACCAATGTTACAAGATCACTGTATTCTCTTGTCTATTACCTCATCTCACAGTACGTGCATATTTCCAATAAGTGATGCAAATAGAACCAATCCAAAGACAGCAATGGAGATAGCAAAGATTATCTCCCCCACATAAGTACTTGTCTCGAGACCTTGCCCGACTGAACTGCAAAAtgtcacaaaacaaaaatgactTTGGCATGCTTTTAGCCTTAATCCTTAGGTTGTATTATGCTTTCAAAAGATGTTACAAACACCAAGTATGTATTTGATTTGGTCTTTGGAACCTTGGATCCAcatgtgaaaaatataaattgttcaAAGTAAATTCAGCTTGTTTGCATGTGGATGGATGGACGGATTTACGTTAGAGTTATGTTTGATATGATCTGATGGTGAAATTAAACATGCACTAAGCATATCGGCAATTAGATAGAAAAGTTGGcaacaaaattaagaacacAGGTTATCTTTATTAACACATAATGGTTGGTTGGTGAATGAATTAGATATatttgaactttattttattaggtttagaCCAAGATTACCATTTACTACATAAGTATGTAGAAGTAGAATTGTTATCATCATCAGTAATTCCAAATCAACTAAATGATCCTACTATCCtctataaatttgataaaaagagacaaaagagaagaaagaaaataagattaaaagattgagaacaaggaaaaagaaagtgttgAATAACAAACTATTCATGAGTTCCATTGTCACTTTCACATTGGTCTTCTCATCTCACTTAAGTGTAAATAATGCCTTCAAAACCTTGAGAAAAACCATATGAAAATGATGATGTCAAAACTTCTTTTCCATGTTCAATCAATTAGCAACCCtcttacaataatataatactaaaGTTTAAAGACTAATggaaattgtcaaaatatcattcctTAAAACTAGAAGACATCAAGTTTTTATCTATTTGCTGTAAAATCTTTCAAGAAGATTAAAAACGATTTCACAATTTTGTGATTAAAAATGTATGTCTAAGAGAAGGTAAATTCCATATAGTTGCTTAACCAAACACATTTGAAGTATGAGTCTAAGCTATTTATAAATTACTTCATATGTTCATCTTCATTCAATGTGATATTTGTTAAGCTTTTTTTGTAAGatttataaacaaaacatatttgataTTCTAAAAGTGTTTACCACAAGGTCATTGATCATCCTCAAATAGGTCCGCAATTAAAAGTTGGAAGTGTGATAATCCTAAAagatgtaagtatttttttttttttgaaaaatagttaGTTATTAACCTTATATTCCCATATGAGgatatcaaataaaacaataatgtcTGAACAAGATGCAATTTTTTCACCAAAATGCGGAACATACTACCTTAACATAACacttaacaatattattaaggTAAACTTTACAATTGCTATCAATTgtgcttttttatattttcttaacttgTTTTGAGCACTTTCACTAATAGTCTCGGTATGTGCAGGTGTTCGCAACTAATATTGACTGCCCaaatagttatattttcttaacttgTTTTGAGcactttcatatataaaaaaacttgaCAACATGGTGCAGTAACTGGTTATACCTTCAACATTATGtggttatatataaaattggttTTGTACAATTGACGAAatcattaataacaaaataaagggTCATCCAATCTTGCACTTGAATAAGACTTAAACCATATCACATCTAAGTAGAATGAGTAAAGCAATTAATTACGAGCACCCTGCATAAATCAAAcacatattaaacaatttttggtTGAAAAATGATTTCACAAGTATTGGTGCAATAACTGGTTATCTCTTAAGTCCTGTGTGGTTATTTGTTAAGCTAGTTatgtacaaataaaaaaaaatgcttaagtTCAATATCAAGGATCATATTACTTTGGTGTAGTAAGTGGTTATCCAATCAAGGGTAAGTGGTCTAGTATGAAAGTCCTTATATACAACATATCTAGTGGTTCTTGAGGATAGATTTCATCATATTTATTAATGCAATAACTGGTTATGTAGTCAATCCGATGTGGTTATTTCTTAAGCTGGTTATGTACATCTACAAAAATGCTTAAGTTGAATATAAAGGATCATATTAGTTAGTCCAGTAACTGGTTATCCAATCAAGGGTTTGTGGTTTAGTATGAAACTCGTTATGTAGAACAAAGATAGTGGTTCTCGAGGATAAATTTCGTCACATTTATGTACAGTAACTGGTTATGTACTCATTCTGATGTGGTTATTTTTGAAAGCAGTTTTGTACAAATGAAAAAATGCTTAAGTTCAATATCAAGGATCATATTACTTTGGTACAGTAAGTGGTTTTCCAATCAAAGGTATGTGTGTAGTATGAAAGTCGTTATATATAACAAATCTATTGTTTCTTGAGgataaatttaatcatatttattggTGCACTAAGTGGTTTTGTATTCAATTGTATGTGGTTATTTCTTAAGTTGTTTATGTACATCTACAAATATTCTTAAGTTGAATATGAAAGATTATATTAGTTAGTCCAGTAAGTGGTTATCCGATCAAGGGTTTGTGGTCTAGTATGAAACTCGTTATGTAGAACAAATATAGCGGTTCTTGAGGATAAATTTCATCACATTTATTGTTGGTTGGTTCTATACAACTAAAATACTGCTTAAGTTCAATATGAAAGATCAAATTAGTTTGGTGTAATAAGTGATTATCCAATCAAGATATGTGATCTAGTATGAAACTCATTATGTAGAACAAATCTAGTAAttattgaagataaattttatcaCATTTACTGGAACAGTAACTTGTTATATACTCATTCTGATGAGGTTATTTCTAAAGCTGGTTTTGTACAACTAAAAAAATGCTTATATTGAATATCAAGGATGATAATACTTTGTACATTAAGTAGTTATATAATAAGTGCTATGTGGTTATTTATTAACCTTGTTATATacatctaaaaaaaatgttttaagttaaatataaaggATCATATTCCTTAGTAGAGTAAGTGGTTATCCATTCAAGAATATGTGGTTTTTTATGTTTACAACTACACCAAGGATTCTTCCAAACGCTTGGTCTTAAATGAACttttacaagaaaaacaaaagaaaattaaatctaaaacatATTACAAATTTAGAATTCCAAGAGGGGATCAAGCTACACTACTTTGCTGCTCCATGTATGCATTATTTTGAAACTTGTTGAGCTGCTTCCATGCTTGTTTGGATCCTTTACCCCGTATACATTGCTGTTTCACATTTTTGTAGACCAGAACTAGCTACAGCAGGACATGTTCTTTTGCAGAACATGTTTTTTGCTCTGAAACAGCTTGGATATAGCAATGAGATGCAATCAAAAGGAGATTTGATGATCTGCACGTTTTGCCTATATCAAGGATCAACTCAAAGTCTTCCTTTAAGATTCACACACCTGCATTGTTATAGCCACCAAATATACTAATAAGAACTAAATTAGCTAGTACAAGAAAAGCAAAATCATCTAATCAAGACTTGGTGAAACTGTTTTGATCAACTTTTGCAAGTTAAAATCTGCTGCAGCTTGAGTTGTAAACCAGATCAAACAATTTAATTCAAAACCCTTTTTATCActtcaaattcttttcaaatcagaaactgTAAAAGTCTCACTAAAAAGGCACAACCCAGATTTGGCAAAATGGATTTTTCAGCACTTGGAAACTCAAACAGAATTTTCTCTCGGACAAGGGAATTTTGCTTTAGGTGTAACCTCACAAACActctttcttatttgttttaggCGTTTTATCTCCAGTAGAAACTTTCTTTTGGATGATAGATACTCAATCTCATCATCACTTGGCTATTTGGCTTGTGCTTCCAAATTTGGCTATAAAAGTTGTCAAATTTCAGTGTTTTATGCTGGTGGAAAGTGCAAATTCTGCTTGTTGGACAGGCCctttatattcataaattttgcTCCCTCTCCacttcctaagatgctaccttGGTAGGGGAAGGGTTCTACAACTTGAATGCTCCAAATGGACTTCACAGCaccattaaaatcattaaaaaacaGTGACCAAACAGATTAGCAATTTTCACCAATTTCAGCACCAATATTTGACTTCAATTGGACAACTTAAGAGGTCAAAAAgcttaaaagcaataaaaataaGTGTAAAACAGAAGTAGGCACTCAAATGGATCCTAAGAAAGGTGTTAGAACAGATTACGAAAGCAAAGAAATCAAAATGCAGGTTGAAATGGCTTTAACtcaaaactgtttgataaaagcgAAAGgtatttgatgaaatgtctcAAAGAAAAccagtttttatgtttttggtttttatgtttttgggtTTTGCCTGGGCTGCACGGTTCTTCATCCTTTTGAGCAATTTGCTTTACTTCTTTTAATCATTTAGTTCCATTTACTGAATCAGGTCTTGCTGACAGCCAAATCGAATTTCAAAGTAAATTCATCAAAACAACACCTAATTTTGAACTCTGCACCAAGAAAATGACTCTAAATTTGGTGGTTTGTGACTCAAATGATGCAACAGCGGTTCTGCATTAAATATGACCACTTAAACAActttatttcatgattttaatcatgtttcaactctaaattgacacaaaatcAGACTGTTGCTCAAAATCACCATTCTACTTCCCAAAATTGACCCAAATGAATGGTTTTAGAAGTGATTTTGTGCACAAGTGATTCTGACACTTTACTAACCATTTGAACAGtttcaaatcatcaaaataCACTTGTTTAAACTCAATTTTGGCTCAAAATCAAACTGCACCTGAAATTCACTTTGAAAGTTCCGAAAATCACTCAAAATGGAGGTTTGAACACACTAAATTGCACACAGGTCAATCTGACTTCAATTGAATTGTTCTAACAGTTTTAAGACATCAAATTGGACTTGTTTAAACTCTCAAACATCACAAAATCACTGCATCATGAAAAATGACCTATAATGACTCAACTATGCAGATTTTTCATCAAACACACCACGAAAATCAAGTTTAACAGATTCAAAGACTGTAACAACACTGAAATTGACTCAAGATATACTGAACTAAGCTAGAACAATGAAGCTTAGCATGATTCAAACTCAGATTACATAATTCAAACATTTAAGCACAGTGAAAAGCTTGGAATGAAAAAAAGCTTGGAATGAAACTGAAACAGAACAATGCTAATGGTTTTGAGCAACCAAGCTATGCATATTGCATTTCATTGCTTGTTATGGTTTTCTACACCTTTAGCAACcttcaacaacatcaaacaaagtTGTACAAAGCTATAGAATCAAAGAAattcaactgaaaaacagattCACAATTTAAAACAGAATTAAAATTCTGTAGCAGATTTCGGACAATCCTTCCTTTAGGGTTCCTTTACTTCTCAATGATGAGGAGAAAAGCATTGCCTCTTATCCTTCTGCCATAAAAAATGTATCCTTCTTTCGTAAATGCCTTAATGGACTCAATACAATAGCAGGTTTCACCCCCAACAACTCATGCACTTACTTTACTTATCTACAAGTATTTCAAcacattgaaaatatataatatgtttcttttatagTTGCCTCAACCTATATGTTCATATGTAAAAACATAATCTGATATAAGGCTAATGTCAAACTTATTTTCTCTGCTGCTCCTCCTCCAAAAGGAAAACCAGCTACTGTCAAACTTACTTTTCAGCCTTGTGTTCAGATAAAGCTTTTTTGAGGTTGtgttcattcaaaatttaaattttaccataacttatataataaagttttgCATTAAAGTTCAACAAATGTTACTATGATAGCAAGAGCTTGATCTGCTTATACTTTGGTCGACATGTGAAACTTCAATTCCATAGAAATAAGTAAGTTTTGTTGAAGAGatttgtatgttgatgatgtGAGAGAGAGGGCTACAGTAAAgttgaaaatatgattttattagtGCAAGAAATAAATGAGGAGGACTAGAGTGTAAAGTGAAGCTATTAGTATTGCcattaatcaaataaatgtaatacAGTTAGGCAGTTTTTTGGTCTCTATCAACTTGAGAAGGCGTGTAAAAAAGTGTATgagcttttttttttggaaaagagaaagggttgTAAGGGTAGTAGTACCTGCAGGGTTATTGTCTAGGTCTGCCCATGGCCACAACCATCATTTATGCTCTGTCTTCATCATTAACAACCACTTTGCTCATATTGGCTTAAAACATGGTCCTTTCAATCCAACTTCTTTGGTTTTTCTTATACTATTAATTAGCACAATTGCTTTAATCCTAAAAtactctttaatttttttctaagatAAGGAATGATTTTTTGTGATGATGATCGTGAAAGTGATgaacttaatgaaaaacaaacataGTGTAAATccataaaatgaaatttagctTAAATAACCTTCAAAAATTCAGCCAAGATTTCGTGTACGAAAATGTGATTAGGTTGAGTCAGTTACAACTTTCAATGGACTTACCAGAGACATTTAAAATATGACCTTTCTCCTAAGACATTTAAACCTTATCAACTGATATTTTCTTCTCAACCGAAAAAACTTCATTGTCAGTATTATTACATATTCGAACTTTATCATCAACATTGTGCCATAGACATTGGAAGTTCCACTAATAAGCAAACAATGGAACTTGTGGGAGGTTTCATAGTTAATCTTCCTTaacatgttttacttttttttagttaatgtcATATTCAAACTCAGACACTATTCATGGTTTAAAAAACCTAAATGGGATTTTGGATTCACAACCCAAAGAAGGTAGACGTGTGAACCTATTACTACTCGTCCTAATAAATTTTGGAACTTTAcctattaaatttttgttgtcaattaagtctttaaaattttgaaaccttttaatTTAGTCCACAcaattagatatttttgttaactaGGTGGGTTACATGATACTTATATGTATTAACAAATgttgttatataatattttgttataaaagacCATGACAATCAAATTTTTCTAAAGAATTTACTGtatttaatagaaattatttttaaatttaattaaaattataaattataaaattcaaaaaataaaacatattagactatagaaatataaaatatataactataactttatgaaatataaacatataaagtttaaattatgaaattcttatattataaaattataaaaatgaaaattttaaaattacaaaattataaactattatGAAGTTgcgaaaatatcaaaatattaaattacgaaattataaaattacaaaatataaaaacataaaattttttattatatccaGATAGTCTTGCACattatatatactaattaaGGATCTTCATGCAACGGGCAAAACCTTGGCAAAGAAAACAGAGTTGCAGAAATCATCACTGTTCATGCAGCGAAGGGAGTAAACAGGGGAACAGGCTTGCAGGTAAGCGGCTTTTCCAAAAACACCGTCACTCTTCCCTCCTCCGTCATGTCAACGTCGTGACTCTTCCCATCATTCACCACCCAATCAAAGCACTGTATCAAACTCGCAAGTGTGCCTTGCATGACGAGTAACGCAAGTGAGGCTCCGGGGCAGCTTCTTCGTCCGCTTCCAAAGGGTAGAAGCTGATAGTACTGTCCCCTCACGTCGATTTTGCCTTTTCCGAGCTCATCGGAAACCAAAAATCTCTCTGGGTTGTACTCCAGTGGGTTGTCCCAGTATTTGGGGTCTCTGCCGATGGCCCACGTGCTGATCATGATGGTGGAGTGCGCAGGAATGTCGTAGCCATCAACCTGGCACGTGCGCATGGCTTCTCGCGCGAAGATTGGGGTCGGAGGGTGCAATCTCAGAGTCTCCTTCACCACTGCTTGCAGATAAGGGAGGTTAGGAATGTCTGACTCCTTCACCAGCCTCTCCTTTCCCACCACACGCTCTATCTCCTCTCTCGCCTTCTTCAACACCTCTGGGTTTCGCACCAGCTCCGCGAGGGACCATTCCAGAACACTAGCAGGTCCGTTTGTGCCGGCGATGAACATGTCCTGTGAAACGGttaagctttctcagtttaaGGGTTCAGTTCCATAGTTCAAACTGTGAtattgtcttcaggttttattGCTTGTTACtcacttaaatataaaaatttatatataaataactatCAGTTTTCATATACTGACCAGAGC from Vigna radiata var. radiata cultivar VC1973A chromosome 9, Vradiata_ver6, whole genome shotgun sequence carries:
- the LOC106773125 gene encoding cyclic nucleotide-gated ion channel 1-like; this encodes MRIKRRDAELWMSHRMLPDFLKQRIRRYEQYKWQENRGVEEETLIRNLPKDLRRDIKRHLCLDLLKKVPMFESMDNQLLDALCDKLKPVLYTERSYIVREGDPVDEMLFIMRGKLATATTNGGRTGFFNSSELKAGDFCGEELLTWALDPNYSSNLPISTRTVETISEVEAFALMPEDLKSVASQFRRLINNKQLQHTFRFYSLQWKTWGACFIQAAWRRYRKKKAERLLREAEERIQNLENEEGSSPSFAATVYASKFATNALRHLRSGKRTRVPQPQKLLPLMPQKPSEPDFAALKN